One genomic window of Sulfurovum lithotrophicum includes the following:
- a CDS encoding GDP-L-fucose synthase family protein: MQKNSKIYVAGHRGLVGSAIVNNLKAKGYTNVIGRTHSELDLLDQNAVKEFFETEKPDYVFLAAAKVGGIVANNTYRADFIYENLQIQNNIIHQSYLNGVKKLMFLGSTCIYPKNCPQPMKEEYLLTSELEYTNEPYAIAKIAGIKMCESYNLQYGTNYISVMPTNLYGPNDNFDLEKSHVLPALIRKIHCAKLLNEGKEEEVVKDLKAESIDEAKEYLAKFGVDGNRVEIWGSGKPMREFLWSEDMADACVFLMENRDFKDTYSVSEGANTTCTPTEVKNQEVRNTHINIGTGVDISIKELAETIKGIVGFKGELYFNTDKPDGTMKKLTDVSKLHGLGWQHSIGLTEGIEKMYQWYKEQS, translated from the coding sequence GTGCAAAAAAACAGCAAGATCTACGTTGCCGGTCACAGGGGACTGGTAGGCTCCGCCATTGTCAACAACCTCAAAGCCAAGGGCTATACCAATGTCATAGGCAGGACGCACAGTGAACTGGACCTCTTGGACCAGAATGCCGTCAAGGAATTCTTCGAGACGGAAAAACCAGACTATGTTTTTCTCGCAGCCGCGAAAGTGGGCGGTATTGTGGCGAACAACACCTACCGTGCCGACTTCATTTATGAAAACCTCCAGATCCAGAATAACATCATCCACCAGAGTTACCTTAACGGTGTGAAGAAACTGATGTTCCTGGGGTCCACCTGCATCTACCCCAAAAACTGCCCTCAGCCTATGAAAGAGGAATACCTGCTGACAAGCGAGCTGGAGTACACCAACGAACCTTATGCCATCGCCAAGATCGCGGGTATCAAGATGTGTGAGAGTTACAACCTGCAGTACGGAACCAACTATATCTCCGTCATGCCGACCAACCTTTACGGCCCCAACGACAACTTCGATCTTGAGAAGTCCCATGTACTTCCGGCACTCATCAGAAAGATCCACTGCGCGAAACTTCTCAACGAAGGCAAAGAGGAAGAAGTGGTCAAGGACCTAAAGGCAGAAAGCATCGATGAGGCAAAAGAGTATCTGGCAAAATTCGGTGTTGACGGCAACAGAGTGGAGATCTGGGGTTCCGGAAAACCGATGCGGGAATTCCTCTGGTCTGAAGATATGGCAGATGCCTGCGTTTTCCTTATGGAGAACCGTGACTTCAAAGATACCTACAGCGTTTCTGAAGGCGCTAACACTACCTGTACTCCCACCGAAGTCAAAAACCAGGAGGTCAGGAACACCCACATCAATATCGGTACCGGTGTGGATATCTCCATCAAAGAACTGGCAGAGACCATTAAAGGGATCGTCGGCTTCAAAGGGGAGCTCTATTTCAATACGGACAAACCCGACGGAACCATGAAGAAGCTGACAGATGTTTCCAAGCTTCATGGACTGGGATGGCAACACAGCATCGGCCTGACGGAAGGCATAGAGAAGATGTATCAGTGGTACAAAGAACAAAGTTGA
- the galE gene encoding UDP-glucose 4-epimerase GalE, which yields MKVLVTGGAGYIGSHTVILLVEAGYEVVVFDNFCNSSRESIRRVEKIVGRTITTIEGDIRNKEALHTVFTDHKINAVIHFAGLKAVGESVEQPLRYYDNNVHGTVTLCEVMEEHGCKSIIFSSSATVYGDPASTPITEEFPTSATNPYGRSKLFIEEILRDLHTSDSEWKIVLLRYFNPVGAHPSGTIGEDPSDIPNNLMPFITQTAVGKRSCLSVFGDNYETHDGTGVRDYIHVMDLADGHVKALKRLKDFNKVMAINLGTGTGYSVLDMVKAFEKASGREISYCIAPRRAGDIAKCYADPSYAKKILGWEAKKGIETMCKDSWRWQSNNPNGYSS from the coding sequence ATGAAAGTTCTCGTCACCGGCGGTGCCGGATATATCGGTTCCCATACTGTCATCCTGCTTGTTGAAGCAGGCTATGAGGTGGTAGTCTTTGACAATTTCTGCAATTCTTCAAGAGAAAGTATCCGCAGGGTTGAAAAGATCGTCGGCCGGACGATCACGACTATTGAAGGCGACATCAGGAACAAGGAAGCGCTTCACACCGTCTTTACTGACCATAAGATCAATGCGGTCATCCATTTTGCAGGGCTCAAAGCTGTAGGCGAATCCGTTGAGCAGCCCCTCAGGTACTATGATAACAATGTCCATGGTACTGTCACACTCTGTGAAGTGATGGAGGAGCACGGATGCAAATCTATCATTTTCAGCTCTTCTGCAACAGTATACGGCGATCCGGCAAGTACTCCCATCACAGAAGAGTTCCCTACATCGGCGACCAATCCCTACGGCAGAAGCAAACTTTTCATCGAAGAGATACTCCGTGACCTCCATACCTCGGACAGTGAATGGAAGATCGTTCTGCTGCGCTACTTCAACCCCGTAGGTGCACACCCCTCGGGAACTATAGGCGAAGACCCCAGCGACATCCCCAACAACCTCATGCCCTTCATTACCCAGACGGCTGTGGGCAAACGCTCCTGCCTCAGCGTCTTTGGCGATAACTACGAAACGCATGACGGGACAGGTGTGCGCGACTACATCCATGTCATGGACCTGGCCGACGGACACGTAAAGGCCCTGAAAAGGCTCAAAGACTTCAATAAGGTTATGGCCATCAACCTCGGTACAGGCACAGGATATTCCGTTCTCGATATGGTCAAAGCATTTGAAAAAGCTTCAGGCAGAGAAATCTCCTACTGCATCGCACCACGCAGAGCCGGAGATATTGCCAAATGCTATGCAGACCCTTCCTATGCAAAAAAGATTTTAGGCTGGGAAGCAAAAAAGGGGATAGAAACGATGTGTAAAGATTCCTGGAGATGGCAGTCAAACAATCCAAACGGATATAGTTCTTAA
- the gmd gene encoding GDP-mannose 4,6-dehydratase — protein sequence MAEQKVALITGVTGQDGSYLAEFLLKKGYIVHGIKRRASLFNTDRIDHLYQDPHVEHRNFILHYGEMTDSMNLTRIIQEVQPDEIYNLAAMSHVAVSFETPEYVANADGTGTLRILEAVRLLGLTEKTRIYQASTSELYGKVQEVPQTETTPFYPRSPYAVAKMYAYWITVNYREAYDMFACNGILFNHESPVRGETFVTRKITRAASKIALGLQDKLYLGNLDAKRDWGHAKDYVKMMWLILQADEPEDWVIATGVTTAVRDFVRMAFGYVGIELEFKGEGVDEVGIVKSIDETKAKNAGLDVQRLQELAGKAVVAVDPRYFRPTEVDLLIGDPTKAEQKLGWKREYKLEELVNDMMKSDLHLMTKDQYLKEGGYTIMNYFE from the coding sequence ATGGCAGAACAAAAAGTAGCACTTATCACCGGAGTCACTGGACAGGACGGGTCCTACCTGGCTGAATTCCTTTTAAAGAAAGGGTATATTGTACATGGTATCAAAAGAAGAGCATCTCTTTTTAACACGGACCGTATCGACCACCTCTATCAGGACCCACATGTAGAGCACAGGAACTTCATCCTGCATTATGGCGAGATGACGGATTCCATGAACCTGACGCGTATCATCCAGGAAGTCCAGCCAGACGAGATCTACAACCTCGCCGCCATGTCTCACGTAGCCGTCTCGTTCGAAACACCCGAATACGTGGCCAATGCGGACGGAACGGGAACACTTCGTATCCTCGAAGCGGTCAGACTGCTTGGACTTACAGAGAAGACACGCATCTACCAGGCATCCACTTCAGAGCTTTATGGAAAAGTACAGGAAGTTCCTCAGACAGAGACGACACCGTTCTATCCGCGTTCTCCTTATGCCGTGGCAAAGATGTATGCCTACTGGATCACGGTCAACTACCGTGAAGCGTATGACATGTTTGCCTGTAACGGCATTCTCTTCAACCATGAATCTCCCGTACGTGGTGAAACCTTCGTAACCAGAAAGATCACAAGGGCTGCTTCCAAGATCGCTCTGGGCCTTCAGGACAAACTCTACCTGGGTAATCTCGATGCCAAGCGTGACTGGGGACATGCCAAAGACTACGTGAAGATGATGTGGCTGATCCTTCAGGCGGATGAACCCGAAGACTGGGTCATCGCTACAGGTGTCACCACGGCTGTACGTGACTTTGTACGTATGGCGTTTGGTTATGTGGGTATCGAACTGGAATTCAAAGGCGAAGGTGTCGATGAAGTGGGTATCGTCAAGTCCATCGATGAGACAAAGGCGAAGAATGCCGGGCTTGACGTCCAAAGACTCCAGGAGCTTGCAGGCAAAGCAGTGGTCGCCGTTGATCCGCGCTACTTCCGTCCAACCGAAGTGGACCTGCTTATCGGTGATCCGACAAAAGCGGAACAGAAACTCGGCTGGAAGCGTGAATACAAACTCGAAGAGCTCGTCAATGATATGATGAAGTCAGACCTCCACCTGATGACCAAAGACCAGTACCTCAAAGAGGGCGGTTACACCATCATGAACTATTTCGAATAG
- the ccoS gene encoding cbb3-type cytochrome oxidase assembly protein CcoS, translated as MSDNIIIVMIGISTLLGATGLAALLWGVKTGQFDDQSKFIDAARYDNEEDLRDAVMMDEKKKARQKKKAEESEKKKKNYMPAD; from the coding sequence GTGTCTGACAACATTATCATCGTCATGATCGGTATTTCCACATTATTGGGTGCTACAGGCCTGGCTGCCCTGCTCTGGGGCGTTAAAACAGGCCAGTTCGATGACCAGTCCAAGTTCATCGATGCTGCCCGTTATGACAATGAAGAAGATCTCAGAGATGCTGTCATGATGGATGAGAAGAAAAAGGCACGACAGAAGAAAAAAGCCGAAGAATCCGAAAAGAAGAAGAAAAACTATATGCCGGCGGACTAG
- the galU gene encoding UTP--glucose-1-phosphate uridylyltransferase GalU encodes MIKKCLFPAAGYGTRFLPATKATPKEMLPILTKPLIQYGVEEAVEAGLNTMAIITGRGKRAIEDHFDISYELEHQVKGTSKEPLLNEIRSLITQCTFSYTRQLEMKGLGHAILTGETLIGDEPFAVILADDLCHNNGDDPILKQMVNIYEKYQCSVIAIEEVPMDKTDKYGVIAGNLVDGTDDTYRVTDMIEKPDPKDAPTNMAIIGRYILTPDIFDILRETKPGKGGEIQITDALLEQAKQGNVIAYKFKGNRFDCGSVDGFVKATNYFYNKGKHD; translated from the coding sequence ATGATCAAAAAATGTCTATTTCCGGCAGCCGGTTACGGTACACGTTTCCTGCCTGCTACCAAAGCTACCCCCAAAGAAATGCTTCCCATCCTTACTAAACCTCTTATTCAATATGGTGTTGAGGAAGCCGTTGAAGCGGGGCTCAATACTATGGCTATTATCACAGGTCGGGGGAAGAGAGCCATAGAAGACCATTTTGACATCTCTTATGAGCTGGAGCATCAGGTCAAAGGTACAAGCAAAGAACCCCTCCTCAATGAAATTCGTTCCCTTATTACCCAATGTACCTTCTCCTATACCAGACAGCTTGAAATGAAAGGCCTGGGCCATGCCATCCTTACAGGAGAGACTCTCATAGGCGATGAACCTTTTGCCGTCATTCTGGCCGATGACCTCTGTCATAACAATGGAGACGATCCCATATTGAAACAAATGGTAAATATTTATGAAAAATATCAATGTTCAGTTATAGCGATTGAAGAGGTTCCTATGGATAAAACTGACAAATACGGTGTTATAGCAGGCAATCTGGTAGATGGAACGGACGATACCTACAGGGTCACCGACATGATAGAAAAACCAGACCCTAAAGATGCACCGACCAATATGGCTATCATAGGCAGATATATTTTGACTCCGGATATCTTTGACATCCTGCGTGAAACAAAGCCAGGAAAAGGCGGAGAGATACAAATTACCGATGCCCTGCTCGAACAGGCCAAACAGGGAAATGTCATTGCCTACAAATTCAAGGGCAACCGTTTTGACTGCGGGTCCGTTGACGGTTTTGTCAAAGCCACGAATTATTTTTACAATAAAGGTAAACATGACTAA
- a CDS encoding phosphomannomutase/phosphoglucomutase: protein MSIPSSIFREYDIRGIYNKELNEQSVKLIGYHLGKKIGKGKVVSIGYDARSHSPILRDYLTSGLNAAGCTVLDMGMVATPVNYFSNYQKIEDLHPTSLDGIVGAQHPTASIMITGSHNPSEYNGFKITLDKTPFFGKDIYALGDAIITDQERIIPDDTKKIDINVKTPYINFMVKEFSHLKGLDKKIVIDCGNGVADTVITDIFDALELNYTGLYCEPDGTFPNHHPDPSVEKNLADVKTALEKEGDIAFAYDGDADRIAVLTHKHNIKGDQMALLYAMKMENPTVIGEVKCSQVMYDELEKRGAKAIMYKTGHSNLKVKMKEANADLACEVSGHIFFKHRYFGYDDAIYATLRMLELIADGIDLDKEIEALPQVFSTEELKVETTEEEKFAIIDQVKELLKNPPKDFPTILNIIDVDGVRINFEKGWGLVRASNTTPVLVTRFESTDAALAKAYELKVNQLIKTAKSSL, encoded by the coding sequence ATGTCCATCCCCTCTTCCATTTTCCGAGAATACGATATCAGAGGTATTTACAATAAAGAGCTCAATGAACAGTCTGTCAAACTGATAGGCTATCACCTGGGAAAAAAGATCGGCAAAGGCAAGGTGGTCTCCATCGGCTATGATGCACGTTCTCACTCCCCCATTTTGAGAGACTACCTTACTTCAGGACTCAATGCAGCCGGATGTACCGTCCTCGACATGGGTATGGTAGCCACACCTGTAAATTATTTTAGCAACTATCAAAAGATCGAAGATCTTCATCCCACATCTTTAGATGGTATTGTGGGGGCACAACACCCTACGGCTTCCATTATGATCACCGGTTCCCACAATCCTTCCGAATACAATGGTTTCAAGATCACCCTTGACAAAACACCTTTCTTTGGTAAGGATATTTACGCACTCGGAGATGCCATCATCACCGATCAGGAGAGGATTATCCCTGATGATACTAAGAAGATCGATATCAATGTCAAAACCCCTTACATCAACTTTATGGTCAAAGAGTTCAGCCATCTAAAGGGCCTGGACAAGAAGATCGTCATCGACTGCGGTAACGGTGTGGCAGATACGGTCATTACAGATATATTCGATGCTCTGGAGCTCAACTATACCGGACTTTACTGTGAGCCCGACGGTACCTTTCCCAACCATCATCCTGACCCCTCCGTAGAGAAGAATCTTGCCGATGTCAAAACTGCTCTGGAAAAAGAAGGGGACATTGCTTTTGCCTATGACGGTGATGCCGACCGCATCGCAGTACTGACACATAAACACAACATCAAGGGTGACCAGATGGCACTGTTGTATGCCATGAAGATGGAAAATCCAACTGTCATCGGAGAAGTCAAATGTTCACAGGTCATGTATGACGAACTTGAAAAACGCGGTGCCAAGGCCATCATGTACAAAACAGGCCACTCCAACCTCAAGGTCAAGATGAAAGAGGCGAATGCGGACCTTGCCTGCGAAGTTTCAGGCCACATTTTCTTCAAACACCGCTACTTCGGCTACGACGATGCCATCTATGCCACGTTGCGTATGCTTGAACTTATTGCAGACGGCATTGACCTTGACAAAGAGATAGAAGCCCTGCCTCAAGTCTTCTCCACTGAAGAGTTGAAGGTGGAAACTACGGAAGAGGAAAAATTTGCCATCATAGACCAAGTCAAAGAACTGCTCAAAAACCCTCCGAAAGATTTCCCGACTATCCTCAACATCATTGATGTGGACGGTGTCCGTATCAACTTTGAAAAAGGCTGGGGACTTGTCAGGGCCAGCAACACCACTCCTGTACTGGTGACACGTTTCGAATCGACAGATGCCGCACTGGCAAAAGCGTATGAGCTCAAAGTCAATCAGCTCATTAAAACGGCAAAGAGTTCATTGTGA
- a CDS encoding YfaZ family outer membrane protein: MHLKELLFSTLLITCFVYAETSVGLDVNNEDVELAAEINFNSLADYSSGTTYVISGTYLYSGGNDNDNGEHLFTLGFSGQNNLPGVEGLSVTLGAKGVFADNFAALPLFVRANYALPLIDTIPTTSFFAGLAYAPSVLTFSDGEDYSEFRIGADMEVISNTHIFVGYRNIDTDYTYGDYNFNDSFYGGLKLSF; the protein is encoded by the coding sequence ATGCATTTAAAAGAACTGCTTTTTTCAACACTTTTGATCACTTGTTTTGTGTATGCCGAAACTTCTGTCGGTCTTGACGTCAACAATGAAGATGTTGAACTGGCCGCAGAGATCAACTTCAATTCACTTGCGGACTATTCCAGCGGAACGACCTATGTGATTAGCGGGACCTACCTTTATTCGGGGGGCAACGACAACGATAACGGAGAACACCTTTTTACTCTTGGCTTCAGCGGTCAGAACAACCTGCCGGGTGTGGAAGGTCTCTCTGTCACCCTTGGAGCAAAAGGCGTATTTGCAGACAACTTTGCGGCACTGCCCCTTTTTGTACGTGCAAACTATGCACTGCCGCTCATTGATACCATACCAACCACCTCTTTTTTCGCCGGCCTTGCCTATGCCCCTTCTGTACTTACTTTCAGTGACGGGGAAGACTACAGCGAATTCAGGATCGGTGCCGACATGGAGGTGATTTCCAATACGCACATTTTTGTAGGCTACAGAAATATCGATACCGATTATACCTATGGTGACTACAATTTCAATGACAGCTTCTACGGCGGATTAAAGCTTAGCTTCTAA
- a CDS encoding mannose-1-phosphate guanylyltransferase/mannose-6-phosphate isomerase: MTNIILCGGSGTRLWPLSRTLMPKQFVKLFEEESLFQKTVERNQKACDSQFIVSNTEQYFLAVDQIEEHNDDHSKLNIQHLTFLLEPVGRNTAPAIALACLALDPEETVLVTPSDHLIKDEVAYLEAVERAKALAVQGSLVTFGITPQYPETGFGYIEAEGEDVRSFREKPDAQTAQSYLDAGNYYWNSGMFCFKAGTFLDELQSYAPEIFEASVKAYGQAKKDDMIRISHEDMMAIPEDSIDYAVMEQSSRVKVVPSDIAWSDLGSFDALYEELPQDSNGNASSSLNSEIITQQASNNLILSEKLVAAIDVDDLLIVDTADALLVSQKGSSQKVKEVVKKLKERNSELPNIHVTAHRPWGTYTILDESNGYKVKRIVVKPGKRLSLQKHFHRSEHWIVVSGTATVTRGNKEYLVRANESTYIPMGEIHRLENVGKIDLVMIEAQVGEYVGEDDIVRLADDFKRMEN; the protein is encoded by the coding sequence ATGACTAATATCATATTATGCGGCGGCAGCGGTACCCGGCTGTGGCCACTCAGCCGTACGCTTATGCCCAAACAGTTCGTCAAGCTCTTCGAAGAAGAGTCCCTCTTCCAGAAGACCGTGGAGCGTAACCAGAAAGCCTGCGACTCTCAGTTCATTGTCTCCAACACAGAACAGTACTTTCTGGCAGTAGACCAGATAGAAGAACATAACGACGATCATTCAAAATTAAACATTCAACATTTAACATTCCTGTTGGAGCCGGTAGGGAGGAATACAGCTCCGGCCATCGCGCTTGCCTGTCTAGCGCTTGACCCCGAAGAGACAGTCCTTGTCACACCTTCCGATCATCTCATCAAGGATGAAGTTGCCTACCTGGAAGCTGTAGAGAGAGCAAAAGCTCTGGCAGTGCAGGGCAGTCTCGTTACCTTCGGTATCACTCCACAATATCCCGAAACGGGGTTTGGTTATATTGAAGCAGAAGGTGAAGATGTCCGCTCCTTCAGGGAGAAGCCTGATGCACAGACCGCCCAGTCCTATCTTGATGCAGGAAACTACTACTGGAACTCAGGGATGTTCTGTTTCAAGGCGGGTACGTTCCTTGATGAACTCCAAAGCTACGCACCGGAGATCTTCGAAGCATCGGTAAAGGCTTATGGACAGGCAAAGAAAGATGACATGATCCGTATATCCCATGAAGATATGATGGCCATCCCCGAAGACAGCATCGACTATGCGGTGATGGAGCAGAGCAGCCGTGTCAAAGTCGTGCCTTCGGACATTGCATGGAGCGATCTTGGAAGTTTCGACGCACTATATGAGGAACTGCCGCAGGACAGTAACGGCAATGCTTCTTCTTCCCTGAACTCAGAGATCATCACACAGCAGGCCAGCAACAATCTCATCCTCTCTGAAAAGCTGGTCGCCGCCATTGATGTGGATGACCTGCTCATCGTTGACACCGCCGATGCGCTTCTGGTCTCCCAAAAGGGTAGCTCACAGAAGGTCAAGGAAGTAGTGAAAAAGCTTAAAGAGCGTAACTCCGAGCTGCCCAACATCCATGTCACTGCACACAGACCTTGGGGAACCTATACTATACTGGATGAATCCAATGGATACAAGGTCAAACGTATCGTGGTCAAACCGGGTAAACGCCTTTCTCTGCAGAAACATTTCCACCGTTCTGAACACTGGATCGTTGTCTCAGGTACAGCCACCGTTACACGTGGCAACAAAGAGTATCTCGTACGTGCGAATGAATCGACCTATATCCCTATGGGAGAAATACACCGTCTGGAAAACGTAGGAAAGATCGACCTGGTAATGATCGAAGCGCAGGTAGGCGAGTATGTGGGCGAAGATGATATCGTTCGTCTTGCTGATGATTTTAAAAGAATGGAGAATTAA
- a CDS encoding glucose-6-phosphate isomerase encodes MINKLYFNPSDKAVQENAFEALCQEQNYIGYYNLPNQDITPLLEYCNTIPDDIETIAVIGIGGSSLGAKAVYEFIKPTKELKRRLCFFESTDPINITTLLSKIDLEKTHFLVISKSGTTIETFSIYKYLYSLQNNASAYTFITDPGSPLEQYAKEIKASVLHLPDNVGGRFSVLSAVGLVPLALCGIDIEALLLGAKSIKESFFNNGYMKDTLLKKAAFYAKHHAQYHINCIFAYSETLKYFCEWYVQLWGESLGKHQRHSAFHVGLTPIGLIGPKDQHSFLQLIMEGTRDKSVTFIKIEDFHDNITIPDITLTHLESLDTLNSLPFSKLINMQCDSVIEALQDQGDIPLDTISVTSVTEKNIGSLIFYYELLTSLVGELIDVNTYDQPGVEAGKIILKKKLEA; translated from the coding sequence GTGATCAATAAACTCTATTTTAACCCTTCCGACAAAGCTGTTCAGGAAAATGCTTTCGAGGCACTTTGTCAAGAACAGAACTACATAGGTTATTACAACCTTCCAAATCAGGATATTACACCTCTATTGGAATATTGCAATACTATCCCGGATGACATAGAAACAATTGCCGTCATCGGAATCGGCGGCAGCTCTTTGGGGGCAAAAGCTGTTTATGAGTTCATTAAACCCACCAAAGAACTGAAAAGAAGACTATGCTTTTTTGAAAGTACCGACCCTATCAATATCACAACACTTCTTTCAAAGATCGACCTTGAAAAGACGCATTTTCTTGTCATTTCCAAATCAGGTACAACTATTGAGACTTTCTCCATCTACAAGTACCTCTATTCTCTCCAAAACAATGCCTCAGCCTACACTTTCATTACCGATCCCGGATCACCGCTTGAACAGTATGCCAAGGAGATAAAAGCTTCTGTGCTGCACCTGCCTGACAATGTAGGCGGAAGGTTCTCTGTTCTCTCTGCTGTAGGTTTGGTTCCTCTGGCTCTGTGCGGCATCGATATTGAAGCACTTTTACTGGGTGCAAAAAGTATTAAAGAGAGTTTTTTCAACAATGGCTACATGAAAGACACCCTGCTCAAAAAAGCCGCTTTTTATGCCAAACACCATGCACAGTACCATATCAACTGTATCTTTGCCTACTCCGAAACACTCAAATACTTCTGTGAATGGTATGTACAGCTCTGGGGTGAAAGTCTCGGGAAACACCAACGGCACTCCGCTTTTCATGTCGGGCTGACCCCTATCGGGCTCATCGGCCCAAAAGACCAGCACTCCTTCCTCCAGCTCATCATGGAAGGGACCAGAGATAAATCCGTCACTTTTATCAAGATCGAAGATTTTCATGACAACATTACTATTCCAGATATCACCCTTACCCATTTGGAATCACTCGACACACTCAATTCATTACCTTTCTCAAAACTCATCAATATGCAGTGCGACTCAGTCATAGAAGCACTTCAGGATCAGGGAGACATACCTTTAGACACCATAAGCGTCACCTCCGTAACAGAAAAAAACATTGGTTCCCTTATCTTCTATTATGAACTTCTCACCTCTCTTGTGGGAGAGCTCATAGATGTCAATACCTACGACCAGCCTGGAGTTGAAGCGGGGAAGATCATTTTGAAGAAGAAGTTGGAAGCATAG